CCTGCCTTGATCTGCTTGGTGAAGCGTGTACTCGTCAGCTCCCACATCGTGGGTCCGTCGTTCTGCGGCACCGGAATCACCCGGAGATGTGCCCAGAGCTCCGACAGAGCCCGGAGCACAGCACCCTCCGTCACCTCTTTGCCAAGCTCATCGACCAACTCCGCTGCCGACAGCGTTACGCGCCGGGCAAGTGCTTCGTATGCCGCCAGCGCAAGCGGCGAAACCTTCACCGGACCCTGCGTGGCGGGTGGAAGCTTCCATGCCTTATCGCCGCGAACGGTGAAAATGTAGGGAAAAACCGCAGCCGAGACGACAAAGTCGGGAATGTCGCCTGTCGTTCCAAGCAGGTTGAGAGGAACCGCGCTTCCCTCGCCGATCAGGCGAGCGAGCAGAGAACGCGCCTCTGTCATCTCAGCGATGGTGGGATCCGCCTTGGGTGCTCCAAGGACCGCCTCGACCAGCGAGGGAGCGGGAGACGGAAGCTGCGCGGCGCGCGGTGTGTAGAGAACGAGGCCGGTCTTGTTCAACCAGGCGCGAAGCGATTCGAGCGTCAGAAGGGCGTCTCCGCCCTGGTGCCACAAGGTGGTGCGGTTCGCGGCAAGTTGTTCTGCCGACGGAAGATTGGGAGTGCTCACGTGTGTTGCCTTCCTGCTGTGCGAGAAGAAGCGCTGCAGCATTCCTTCGCGTTGGCTAAGGAGTAAATCTGTTCCTAAAAGGTATGTGACCCGTAACGAATGATCCGGGGACCCGGCAGCGCCCGCGGAGGCTTCTGGAATTTCAGCTCCGCTGGAACGCGCGTTGGATGTCTTTATGAGAATACCGCAGTGCGATGGGCCTGCCGTGCGGACAGCTCGTCGGATGCTCGGTTTTTGCCAGTTCGGTCAGCAGCCAGTCGATTTTGGCGCTGTCGAGCGGCATGTTGATCTTCACCGCCGCGTGGCAGGCGATGCTCGCCGCGATCCGACGCCGCCGGGTGTCGGCGTTCTCGCTCTGCTGCTCCCGGTCAGGCACCGACAACACCTCTTCGAGCATCTGCTCCAGCTCCCGCCCCTCCAGGCCGACCGGAGCGGCTTTCACCGCCAGCGTCCTCGGCCCGAACGGCTCGACCTCGAAGCCGTTCCGCTCCAGCTCCGCCGCAATCTCGGCGAACGCCACCATCTGGGCTGGCAGCAGGTCGACAAGCATGGGCATCAGAAGCCTCTGCCGCTGGACCTGCTCCACCTCGCGCTCGCGCATCACACGCTCGAACAGAATGCGCTCATGCGCCACGTGCTGATCGACGATCCATAGGCCCTCCTCGTTGACCGCCAGGATGAACGAGTCGCGGATCTGTCCGAGCGACTTCAAGCTTCCTAACGACTCGAGCGTCCCCTCCGGCTCGACCATCGGCCTCGAGCCTTCGTTCCAGCGGTCGTTCCGTACGACGGGCGCTGGCGCCTCATACCCCGCCGCGGGCTTCAGTCCGAGCAGCGGATCTCCCGCCGAGACCGGCTCGTCGTACCCGACCGCGAGCGGGGCTCCCGCAAACTCCAGCCTTCCCGGAGATGCCGGAACGACCGGTGATTTGAGCCGGAAGAAATCGACATCACCGCGGCTTGGATCGCCCTCGGATTCCGGGCGATTTGGCCCAAGGAACGCCTCCGGCCCACCCGGCAAAGGGCTTACATCCAGCAGAAGGGATGGGCTCGCCGATCCCTCCACCGCAGCCATGAAGCTTGCCGCAGGCCGGGCCTGCACCAGCGTCGTCCGTACGGTGTCGCGGATGAAGTCGTGCACAAAGCTCGGCTGCCGAAACCTGACCTCGGTCTTCGCAGGATGGACGTTGACGTCCACCTCCTGCGGCGGCATCTCGAGAAACAGCAGCACAACCGGAAACGATGTCGGCGGGATGATGTTGCGATACGCCTCCGTCAGCGCGTGCAGGACAAGACGGTCGCGGATCAGCCTCTGGTTGACGAAAACATAGACCGAGTTCCGGTTCAGCTTCTGCAACTCCGGCTTCGATACGAACCCCGACACCCGAATATAGCCCGGGTCCGCCGCGACATAGTCCTCTTCGCGCTTCCATGGCGGAGGCTCCGGAAGCCCGGCCCTTGCGAAGTCGAGTTCCGCCGCTGTCGGGAGCATCAGTCCCGTGGTCTCACGACCGAAGATCTGGAACATCCGGTCCCCTGCATGGGGCACGCCCGCTGCCACGAGCAGAGCCTGCGTTGCTGAGTGCAGCTCGAAGTGCTTCTCGGGATGCGCCAGCGCGTAGTGCGTTACCAGGGCTGCGATGTGCGCAAGCTCGGTCTGCTCCGACTTCAGGAACTTGCGCCTCGCCGGGGTGTTGTAGAACAAATCCTTCACGGCGATCGTCGTACCCACCGGCAGCCCTGCATCTTCGACCCGCAGGATGCTCCCACCCGCGATCTCGATGACCGTCCCGGCATCATCCTCAGCCGCCCGCGTCTCCAGATGCACCCGCGCCACGGACGCGATACTCGGCAGCGCCTCTCCGCGAAACCCGAGCGTCGCAATCGAGAGCAGGTCGTCGGACGTCCTCAGCTTCGACGTCGCATGCCGCTCGAACGCCAAGAGCGCGTCGTCCCGCACCATGCCCGACCCGTTATCGACGATCCGGATCAGCTTCCGTCCACCCGCCTCGATCTCCACCCGAATCCGCGTCGCCCCGGCGTCGATCGAGTTCTCGAGCAGCTCCTTCACCACCGAAGCCGGCCGTTCGACCACCTCGCCTGCGGCAATCTGGTTGGCCACCTGGTCGGAAAGAATGCGGATGCGTCCCATGAGCCCATTCTACGGTTCGCGATGGGCCGCAAGAGGCATCGGCGACACGGGCCTCCAAGAACTGCCCGCGCGGCATCCAAATTTGCATGCCAACGCCGAGCACAGAGAAGTCCAGCCGCGTTCTCCTCTTCGTGATGCTGGCCATCATCGTCGCCTCCATCAACGCCTTCCTCGTTCTGCGTCCATCACCCTCTGGAGCGGGGGGCGCCTCGACAACCAACCCCGCGGCCGCGAAAAAGTGACCGCGACAACAATCTGAGCCTAAGTTGGTCCAGATGTCGGCCTAAGCCAGTCCTAGATATCTCCGGCTAAGTCGGTCGCAATTTACACAAAACAAGTTAGTTAGTAACTTCAACTCAGCGATGGCCCATGGGCAACGCGGATCTCATCTTTCGTCTCATACTTAGCAAGAAGCAACACAGGAGGGTTTCGATATGCAAACAGTAGCGACCGGACAGTGCGGACTCTGTAATCACTTCGGCGAGAACCATGCCAAGTCTGACGTACTCATCAGCATCGCCACCAGCAAGCAGGCCGAGACCACGCTCCTCGATGAGTGCGGCCATCCGAAGCATGCGCCACTTCATCTCAAGGTCACCCCGATCAGCGGCTGCGACGGTTTCGTTCCCGTGGCCGCAGCCTAGGCATTTTCAGCCCTCAAATCACGAAGCGGTGCGGATCAGATCCGCTCCGCTTTTGTTTGCTTTAGGCTTTAGTGGGCAGCAACAGGGTAGAGCACGCCGGAACCCGTTGATCCCATGCAGTCTCCAGAGTTGAAGCTATAGCTCAGCGTGATGGAGCTTCCATCAGACGGAATTATTCCGTTCGTGACGACGTTGCCGGAATTGATCGTCACCGCGCTGCCCGATACGGTTCCAGTCCCCTCTTCGTCGCCCACAACGCACTGGGCAGCATTGCCGATGAAAGCTATCTTCCCCGTCAGGTCGTACATCGAGCCATCCGGAGACGCATTCGAGGTTGTGACCGTCGCTGTTACAGGAACGGTCGGACTCTCCGGATCGCCCGTAGTGACATTTCCGGAGTGGCTACCGGCAGGAAGCGTAAACAACGCAACCGGGCTCACAGAAATCGCTAAGCCAGAAGCAGGCTGCGCGAAACCACATGTTCCGCCTGCAACCGAGTAAGAAGCCGATGTCAGCGACTTGCCGTCTTCCGCAAGCGTTCCGGAGACCGACAGTATGCCTCCTGGAAGGTTCGCGGAAGCAAAGCTCACCCTGCGCTGCGCATCCACCGTACCGGCGACGTCGATGACGGCAGACGACGGCACGCATGGTGTCATCCCCGCGAGGGCGACAGGACGCAGGTGACCTGAGACCTCTGCTCCATCAAATGTAAGAATGCCGGCGAACACCGGTGTCTTGGCAACAAGTCCAGTGGCCGTCGCCTGGAAGGCGCCGATCTGCCAGTTGCCCGTGGAACTCTGGTCCGCGATGGCGGCGACGGTGGGAGCGGGAGAGACCGAACTGCTGCATCCGGTGAGGAGCAAGAGTGAAGAAAGGGGAAGGAAAGCTACGCCGAAGCGAATGCGCTTCCGCATGGGATTCATCATGGGCCCAACCTCAAGTACATGTGTCGAATCGTCTGGTAGGTGGCGTTCCGGGCGGGAGTCTCATGGGACCCACTCAGTGCTCGCTCTTCTTGAACGCATCAGCGGGGAGTTATGCCTAAGTTATCTGCGACACGGAATCTTGTAAGTCCCACTTATGTGCCATCACACCAAGGCGGGCACGTGTACGCTAGAGCACTGGAGAGTTCATGGCAAATCGGTATGGCGAAGCGGCGTTGATGGCAGTTCGGATGGAGACGTATGGCAAGGCGATCACACCACTCGAACGGTGGGAGCACGCGGTAGGCAAGCTTTATCCGACGACACCGGCGGGACAGAAAAAGGGCGGACCGCGCGGCGCCTTCCTTGGACTGTGCGAGGCCGGCCTGGTCAAGGGCATTCCGGGGGGAAGCAGCAGTCCGAGTAACAAGAACAAGGTGCTCGCGGTGAAGGCGATTGACCTGTTGAAGGCGGGAACGCACACGACCGTCAGCCAGTTGTGGGCTGAGGTCAACGAAGATCCGGAAACACCGCACGGGAGCCAGATGGACGTCGTCATGGCGCTCTGGAAGAACGGGCTGATCGTCAACGGCTGACGGTAGCTCATATAGAATGAGCCGCATGGCACGTCCCACGAAACCGCCCGTTCCGCCCATCCGCAATCGCGGTCCCGTTCTTGTTGTTGCGATCCTTGGCGTCGCCATTATCGTGACGGGCGGCGTGTTCTTCTACCTCCACACGACGGAAAAGCCCGCTGCGGAGACGACAGAGTCCTCGCCGGTGGCGGCGGTTCAGCCTGAGGTGACGACACCACATGCGATTCCGAAGAATCACATCTACTCGGTGACCGCAGACCCGAAGGTGGAGATCGCGGCCGCGCTGACGCAGGCGAAGAAGGAGAACAAACGGGTCATCCTGGACTTCGGTGGAGACTGGTGCGGCGACTGCCAGGTGCTCGATCTCTACTTCCACCAGGCTCCCAACAGCGGCTTGCTGGCTCAGAACTTCGTGGTGGTGCATATCTACATCGGCGAAGATGGCCAGATGGACCAGCATCTCGATGTCGCGCAGAAGTACGAAGTGCCGATCTCGAAGGGAGTTCCGGCGCTCGCCGTACTCAATGCGGACGGCAAGCTGGTGTACGCGCAGCGCTCGGGTGAGTTCGAGGCCATGCGCCGGATGGACCCAGCATCGGTCAGTGAATTCCTCAATCGATGGAAGGCCTGAGAAAGCGCTATCTCGGAGCCGTGAAGGGGAGACGTTCCCGCACGGCAGGCAGGCCGCTACCGTGGTGGCGGATGAAGCACTTCATGCGCCTGCCGTCGGTCGCCCGGCATACGATCATGCGCGTGGTCGAGCATGACTGCCTCAACGTGGCGCAGTCTGCGGCCTACTCCGCTATCTTCGCGCTCTTCCCTGCGCTGATCGTGATGGCGGCGATCGCGCCGCTTCTTCCGCACGCCGCTCCTCTTCGCCTTCAGGTCGCGCACTTCTTCGAGCGCGTACTGCCTCCGGACGTAACGCCTGTCCTTGAAACGTACTTCACGCGCACCCCGGATCCGCAATCGACCAGTGCGCTTATCATCGCGGCCCTGGTCAGCCTTACCGGCGCATCGAGCGTGATCGTAACGCTGATGGAAGGCTTTCGCCGCGCCCATGACCTTCCAGTCGATTGCTGGGGCTTCTGGCAGAGGCGTTTCCGGGCGTTCGGCCTGGTTCCGCTGTCCCTGCTGCCGTTTACGGCGGCGAGCATCCTCCTTGTCTTCGGGCACGTCATCACGCACTGGTTCGCGATGCATCTTTCGCACACGGTCGAGCTGCTCGTACTGATCCTTGGCTTCGCGATCCGCTGGGTCGTCGCCCTGCTCGGCAGCACGGGGGTGATCGCGCTGATCTACCACATGGGGACGCCGATGCGTCAGGCGTGGCACAGGACGCTGCCTGGAGCCGTCGTCGCGACGGGAATGTGGTTCTTTACAACCCTCGTCTTCGGCTGGTACGTGACGCGCTTTGCCAACTACGGAAAGGTCTACGGCTCGCTCGGTGCCGGCATCGCGCTCCTGTTCTGGCTGTATATCATCTCGCTCAGCATTCTGTCCGGTGCGGAGTTCAACGCGCAGTTCTTTCACGAGAAAACATTACTTGTCACCGGGAGTGTCCCGGCACGAACGGTTCCGCACAATTAGAATTGCCTTCGGCGGGCAAACTTGGTGGTAAGACCATGCGGACGCATGTCCGGCATGGCTGGAAAGATTGGCAGCGAGCATACATGAGCACTTTTTCGACGGAAGAAAATCTGGCTGTTTTCAATCGCACACGTCGGGCCAAGATCGTTGCGACCCTTGGGCCATCGTGTAGCACCATCGGGGTCTTTCGCGATCTGGTCCGCGCGGGCCTCGACGTAGCGCGTCTGAACTTCTCG
This genomic window from Granulicella sibirica contains:
- the mutL gene encoding DNA mismatch repair endonuclease MutL, which encodes MGRIRILSDQVANQIAAGEVVERPASVVKELLENSIDAGATRIRVEIEAGGRKLIRIVDNGSGMVRDDALLAFERHATSKLRTSDDLLSIATLGFRGEALPSIASVARVHLETRAAEDDAGTVIEIAGGSILRVEDAGLPVGTTIAVKDLFYNTPARRKFLKSEQTELAHIAALVTHYALAHPEKHFELHSATQALLVAAGVPHAGDRMFQIFGRETTGLMLPTAAELDFARAGLPEPPPWKREEDYVAADPGYIRVSGFVSKPELQKLNRNSVYVFVNQRLIRDRLVLHALTEAYRNIIPPTSFPVVLLFLEMPPQEVDVNVHPAKTEVRFRQPSFVHDFIRDTVRTTLVQARPAASFMAAVEGSASPSLLLDVSPLPGGPEAFLGPNRPESEGDPSRGDVDFFRLKSPVVPASPGRLEFAGAPLAVGYDEPVSAGDPLLGLKPAAGYEAPAPVVRNDRWNEGSRPMVEPEGTLESLGSLKSLGQIRDSFILAVNEEGLWIVDQHVAHERILFERVMREREVEQVQRQRLLMPMLVDLLPAQMVAFAEIAAELERNGFEVEPFGPRTLAVKAAPVGLEGRELEQMLEEVLSVPDREQQSENADTRRRRIAASIACHAAVKINMPLDSAKIDWLLTELAKTEHPTSCPHGRPIALRYSHKDIQRAFQRS
- a CDS encoding DUF6979 family protein, whose product is MANRYGEAALMAVRMETYGKAITPLERWEHAVGKLYPTTPAGQKKGGPRGAFLGLCEAGLVKGIPGGSSSPSNKNKVLAVKAIDLLKAGTHTTVSQLWAEVNEDPETPHGSQMDVVMALWKNGLIVNG
- a CDS encoding thioredoxin family protein; the protein is MARPTKPPVPPIRNRGPVLVVAILGVAIIVTGGVFFYLHTTEKPAAETTESSPVAAVQPEVTTPHAIPKNHIYSVTADPKVEIAAALTQAKKENKRVILDFGGDWCGDCQVLDLYFHQAPNSGLLAQNFVVVHIYIGEDGQMDQHLDVAQKYEVPISKGVPALAVLNADGKLVYAQRSGEFEAMRRMDPASVSEFLNRWKA
- a CDS encoding YihY/virulence factor BrkB family protein gives rise to the protein MRLPSVARHTIMRVVEHDCLNVAQSAAYSAIFALFPALIVMAAIAPLLPHAAPLRLQVAHFFERVLPPDVTPVLETYFTRTPDPQSTSALIIAALVSLTGASSVIVTLMEGFRRAHDLPVDCWGFWQRRFRAFGLVPLSLLPFTAASILLVFGHVITHWFAMHLSHTVELLVLILGFAIRWVVALLGSTGVIALIYHMGTPMRQAWHRTLPGAVVATGMWFFTTLVFGWYVTRFANYGKVYGSLGAGIALLFWLYIISLSILSGAEFNAQFFHEKTLLVTGSVPARTVPHN